The sequence GCTCCCGGAGCCCGCAGGGTAAAGCGGCCGGCCTCGTCCGTCAGAACGCGGCCTCGCACCTTCCCGTCCGCATCCAGCAGCACCACCATGGCGCCACCCAGCGGCCTGCGCGCGGCATCCACCAGCTCGCCCTGGACCGTCTGCGCCGCCAGTGGCCGCGCGGCGAGGAGCAGGGCCAGGAGCGCCAGGATGCGCGGAAAGGGGATGGGACGCATGACGGGTCCTCGACGTTGCGGGGAAGGCGGAAAGCGCGGACCCGGTGCAACGCGCGGCGCCCGCCGGTTTCTGACAGGCTACTGCCAGCGGAACGTCTTCAGCGCCAGGAGAAAGGCGCCGGCGGTCCACGCCAGCAGGATCGCCGCCTCGGGCGCAACGGCCGCCAGCCCCTGCCCCTCGTTGTAGACGGCGCGCAGGGCATCGTTGAGCGCCGTGAGCGGAAGCGCCTGGATGACGGGCTGCAGCGCCGCCGGGTAGCGCGACGCGGAGAAGAACACCCCCGAAAGCACGAACATGGGGAGCATCACCACGTTCAGCACCCCGCTCACCCCCTCGATGGTGCGCGCCCGCGACGCCGCCAGCAGCCCGATCCCCGCGAAGGTGAGCGCCCCAAGGAAGACGAGCGCCGCCAGCAGCAGGACCGACCCCTGCGGCCTCACCCCGAACGCCAGCCACGCAAAGATCACCAGCGGCGGCACCTCGAGGAAGAGGAAGCAGAGCCGCGCCGCCATCTGCGCCGCGAGGAAGTCGCCGCGGCGCATGGGGGTGGAGACGAGGCGCTTGAGCTGCTTCTTCTGCCGCATCTGCACCAGCCCGAAGCCGAGCCCCCACATCCCCGTGCTCATCAGGTTCAGCCCGATCAGCCCGGGGATCACCCAGTCGATGTAGCGCCCGCCCGGCGTCCGCACCCCGTCGTCGCGCGTGGCGACGGGCCGCGGCGCGCCGGCACCCCGCTGCAGCGCGTCGTCGGCCAGCAGGCGGGCCACGCGGCTCTCCTCGCGCCCCGGATCGTAGCGGAAGACGACCGCGTCCCTGCCGGCGAGCACCACCGCCACCTCGCCGCGCCGCAGCGCCCGCTCGGCCTGGGCGGAATCGAGCACGCGCACCTCCACCTCCCGCGCGCGCCGCAGCGCGGGCAGATAGCGCTCCGCCGCGCTCCCCCGCTCCACCCCCACGGCCGCCCGCTGCACCGGCTGCTCCCGGAACGCGATCCCCAGCCCCACCGCCATCAGGATGGGGAACACGAACGTCCAGAACAGCGCCTCAGGCTCGCGCAGGAACGAGCGGATGCGCGCCAGCATCAGCTCGCGCAACGGGCTCAGGCGCTCGGGCACGGCGGGGGGCGTCATAAGCGGCAACCCGACACGCGCGCAACGTCCTCACCCACGGCGGAACACGGCCGCAGGCTGGAGGTTCGCGCCGCGTTGCGCGAAACGCTCCCGGTGCTCATCCCAACCTCAAGCGATGAAGTCCTGCATCGAGACTGCAACCGTCGGGAATGCGCGCAGCACGCGCTTGTCTGAGGTGACCAGCGGCAAGCTCAGCTCCTGGGCCAGGTGGACGAACTCGCAGTCATAGGCGCTGCACTCCGACTGTTCCGCGAGGCGGAGCACTGGAGCGGATTCTACCTGATACTCGTTGCCGTGGAGCAACGCTTCAGCTTCCTGTACGTACTGGAGGGCATCCGCGAGCGTGAGGTGCTTCTGCCGAAGGTAAAGCGCGAGCACGTTACGGAACTCGCTCCTCCAGAGCAGAGGAGCCGCCCAGATGGGATCGCGCTTCAGCACGGCCTGCGCCGTGGAGGTCTGATCGCCCTCGATCAGCAGGTACGCGACGAGATTGGAATCGGCGACGATCACGGGCGCCCGTAATTCATTGCTTCCTCCAATATCTCATCCGTTAGCGGCGGGAGCTTCGTACGCTCCTGGAGCCGGCGAACCCGTGCAATGAATACCTCAGGATCTATAGGTTCGCTCCCGATCGAGCGCTCCAGCCGATAGAGCACTTCACTGTTGAGACTGCGGCGGTGCTCCTCTGCACTATGGCGAAGGCGCTGCAGGACCTCGACAGGTATTCCTTTGATGGTCAGGCTGGGCATGGCGACACTCCGGTTGCATTAGGGAACCAGAGTGAAACTTACATCCACGGGAACGATCGTCAAGGAAGCCCGCGATGCGTCTGATTTGCACCCGCCTATGCTCTGGTCAATCCTCGCGCAGGTCGCGGCCGGTGAGGGAGAGGAACACGTCGTCGAGGGTGGCGCGGTGGGTGGTGAGGGCCGTCAGCTGTCCGCCCTCCGCGGCCACGAGGGCGAGGAGGGGCGGAAGAGAAAGGTGCGGCTCGTCCACGGTGAGGAGGATGGAGTCGCCGCGGCGGCGGAGGCGGGTGACGCCGGGAAGGGCGCGCAAGGCGTCCTCGGCGGGCGGCGCGGTGGTGGCGAACTCGATGACGTGCGCGCCGCCCAGGCCGTGGATCAGCTCGGCGGGAGTGCCCTCCGCGATCGTCTCGCCATGGTCCAGGATGGCGATGCGGTCGGCCAGGTACTCCGCCTCGTCCATGAAGTGCGTGGTGAGGAGGATGGTGCCGCCGCGCCCCTTGAACGCCTCGCACACGTCCCACAACTGGCGGCGCGACTGCGGATCGAGGCCGGTGGTGGGCTCGTCCAGGAAGAGGATCGCGGGGTCGCCGGCGAGCGCGCACGCCACCGAGAGGCGCTGCCGCTGCCCGCCAGAAAGGTGGCGCACCTGCGTGGCGCGCTTCTCCTCCAATTGCACGAAGCCCATCAGCTCGTCCACCGATGGCCCCTGCGGATAGAAGGAGCGAAAGAGGCGCACGATCTCCTCGGCCGTGGCGCGGTCGGGGAACTCGCTCTCCTGCAGCTGCACTCCCAGCCGCTCGCGGATGCGCTGCGGCTCGCGCTCCCACGCCATCCCCAGGATCTCCACCTCGCCGCCGTCGCGCTCCTGCAGCCCTTCCAGGATCTCGATGGTGGTGGTCTTCCCCGCCCCGTTCGGCCCCAGCAGCCCCAGGCACTCGCCCTGGCGCACGTCCAGGTCCAGCGCCTTCACCGCCACCGTTTCGCCGAACCTCTTGTGCAGGCCCCGGCAGCGTATGGCCAGTGCGTCGGACGGCGGGGTCTTCTCAGCGGTCGCGGAGCTCATCTCTGCTGTAGTGGAGGTTCCAGCGGACCGGCGGGGACACGCGTTCCAAGGGCGATAAAGTTGCGCCCGCGATGACTTTGCGCCAGCGCTAAAACCGGTTTGGTGGCGAAGCCCGCCCGGTCATTGCGGGGCCGGCCGATGGCGCGGATCATGTCCCCCGACGCACGAACGAGAAGCCCCGGCAGAGCGTGCTCTGCCGGGGCCGACTTCCATCCCTCGGAACCATCACCGGCTCACCTTACGGGGCCGGGAGAGGATCTCCCGAGGCGCGAGCATAAGATACCATGAACTCCAAATCTGCACAAGCGAGCTACCTAGCGTCGATCAATACCGCGCTCTCACCTGCGCGCCTTCAAGTCGGGTTTCGTGCCTCTCCAAAAGACACCGACACGGTGGTGCTCGCACGGTACTTTCGTAATCTCGCGCTTTGCGAGTCGCTCTATCCGGTGCTGCACGTTCTCGAAATCACGTTGCGGAACCGCATCGACGCTGTCTTGGGCGCTGCGCTCCCAGCGAGCCCGCCGCAGCTCGGCGCTCCCAACCCCGGAGAGCTGCCGAGCGCGGGATCATGGCTGGATGCTGACCCGGGCGTGCTCGCGCCGGGTGACCGCGAGGAGATCCGGCGGACCAAAGCCCGCGTGTTCGTCCAGGAGAGAAAGGGGCCTTCTGCCAACCGGCTGGTAGAAGGGCTATCGCTTGGCTTCTGGACCGGGCTCTTCACGCGCGAATACGAGATCAGCCCACGATCCTCGTACTACCCTGCTGACGGAAGGCCGACCGCACTCTGGCCCCGGCATCTGAAGGCGGTTTTCCCGCATCTGCCGCGCAGGCTTCGCACACGTCAGCACGTGTACTCAGTTCTTTCGGAATTGACGCGCCTCCGCAACATGGTTTTTCACCACCGGCCGGTCTGGCACCTCAAGCTCAACGCTCTGCACACGAATGCAATCAAAGCGATCGCTTGGATGAGCCCGGAGGTGCAGCGAACAGTGCTCCACCTCGACCGCTTCCCAGCGGTTCATGCTCAGGATGAGGCCGCTTTCGTTCACCTCGTCCATCGTATCATCGAAAACGAGCCGCCGATCTCCGGATAATTTGCTGGAGTGTCAGCGCCGGATGGCGGCGGCGTCCAGCTTCCAGAGGCCGTTGAGCATGTCGGAGGCGTAGACGTTGGCGCCGACGTGCTGCACGCCCCAGATGTAGAAGTTGCGGCCGCCGGCGGGGACGTCGAGCACGCGGCCCACCTCGCGCCCCGCCTTGCGCATGTCGCAGCGGCCGTCGGCGGAGCGGGCGGAGGCGTCGCAGACGGAGATGTCGCCGGCGACGTTCAGGGCGCGCACCCCGCCGTTGTAGTAGGCGGCGTACAGGGTGCCGCTCGCCTCGTCCACCGAGAAGTTGTGCGTGCCCGCGCCGGGGACGTTGTAGAAGGCCACCTCGCGCGGCCTCGTGAAGTCGCTCACGTCCACCACGTGGATGTCGCCCGCCGAGGTGCTGCCGATGATCCCCGGCTGCTCCTCGCCGATGACGGCGAAGCGGTTGACGCCGCCCGTGTGCAGCCACCAGATGTTGTGCACCGCGCCGCCCACCGTCCTCACGTTCCCCAGCTCCACCGGGTTCTCGGGCGAGCCGCCGCGCCCGCCGCCGCCGATGTCCCAGATCGTCATCCCGGCGTTCCACAGCGCGGTGAAGAGGATGCCGTCGCGCACGAAGACGTCGTGGATGAAGGGGGTGCCCATCACCCGCGAAAGGACTTCGCGCGGCGCTGCCGGGTTGCTCAGGTCCACCACCACCAGCCGCGCGTCGAAGTTGGCCCCTGGGTCGATCGAGAGGAATCCGTACAGCTTGCCGTTCACCCGCGCGATCTCGGCGGTGTGCACGCCGGGGTCGGTGTTGGTGGAGGTGAAGCGCGACACCTCACGCGGCTTGGCCGGGTTCGTCAGGTCGAAGACGACGATGCGGCCCGGGCGCCGCTCGGTGGCGACCACCAGCAGCTTGCCATCGTCGGAGACCTGTACGTCGCCGGTGGTGGCGGCATCGTCCACGATCACCGAATCCCCCGGCGCGGGGATTTTTCCGGAAACGTCCCACACCCTGATGGCGTTGCCCGGGACGCGATTCGGGCCCCGCTGCCCCCAGCTGGTGGTGTACGCCCAGCGCCCGCTGACGGCCACCTCGGCGGTGTAGCGCTCCGCCACGCACCCCAGCCCCAGCACCGCGGGCGCGGTGATCTGCGCGCAGTTGGGATCGGGAATCGGGTCCGGATCGGCCGGGTTGTTGTCGCACGCGGCGGCGGCGAGGGCGAGGAGGAGGAGGGTGCGTTTCATGGATCGATGAAGGGAAGTGCGTGAGTGCGTTGGTGCGTGAGTGCGTTCAGTGTCCGCGGGCCGCGGCGCCGTAGCGGCCCATTCGGGGGTGCGTGCCGCCGATCTCGATGCGGGCACCGGCGGCCAACGTCCACATGCGGTCCGAGCCGTAGAACTCGCGCGGCACGAAGACGCTGGCGGTGCGGAGCGGCTCGGCGGCGAGGCGCGCGGCTTCGACGAACGGGCGCATCCGAATGCCGCCCAGCGAGCCGGCGCCGTGGCTCAGGTGCAGCGTGGCGATCGTCCAGCGCGTGATCCCCTGCAGCGACACGTCCGCGTGCGGCGACGGCGTGCGAAAGGGGTCCGCCAGCCGCTCCTCCTCGGGACGCTCGGTGCGCTCCAGGCGCAGCGCCATTTCGATGCCGTGGCGCCGGACCGCTCCCTCCGCCAGCACGGACGAGAGGCGAAAGGAGCGGAGCGAGCCGTTCATCTGGTCCGTGCGCGCCCATTCCACCAGCGCGTAGTCGCGCGATGCCGACCCGCAGTCCGCCTCGTAGCGGACGGAGGCGGCGATCTTGTCGTGATCGAGGCCCACGCCGCGCGGCTCCTCGGGCGAGTTGATCCGGGCATAGCCGCCGGATGCTTCCCAGCCGCGGCGCGGAGCCAGGGTGGCGCGCACGGCCCACGAGTCGCCGAAGCGGCCGGGGTCGCCCATGTCGCCCGTGCCGAAGGGCTCGTTTCCGGCGAAGAGCGCCCCCTCCAGCGCCAGCGGGCCGCGCCGCACGGCCACGATGGTCATCAGCCGCTCCAGCACCTGCGCCAGGTGGTGGTTGGCGGGGAATTTGACGAAGGGCCGCACCATCGGGTCGTCGCTGCCGAATGGGACGAAGCCGCGGCCCGCGCTCACCGAGATCTCGCCGCGCGCGTGCGGGCCGCCCAGGGGAGAGAACGTCGCGACCGCCTCGTGCATGACAGTGTGAGGGTGGCGGCGGTCGATGAACCCCTCGCCCCAGATCCCCGGATTCGGTTCGCCGTCCGCGAGGGAGAGCGCCTCCAGGTTGATGCTGGCCACCAGCGCCGCCCGCCCGCCCCACCCCGTAACATGCGCCATCACCAGCGGCTGCGTCACCTGCGCCTCGGTGCTCGACTCTCCGTTGAGCGCGGGCGCCGTGTGCGTGACGAGCGGGATCGCCTGCGCGCTCACGCTCAGCCGCACCGCCGCCGAATCGGGCGCATGCACGTGCTCCTGCGCCGCGGCCGGGGCAACGGTCAGGAGGAGCGCGGCGAGGGCGGCGGACGGCTTCACGCCCCGGCGAGTTTTGGGGATGGGGATCTCTCCCATTAAACGCCGGCGATCTCTTCGATGCGCCGCACGATGGTGTCGAGGTGCGCGGGGTCGCGGAGGATGACGAGGATGGTGTCATCGCCCGCCACGGTGCCGAGGACCTCGGGCCACTCTTCCCAGTCGATCCCTACCGCGATGGGCTGCGCGCCGCCCACCATCGTCTTGACCACCAGGAGGTTGCCGACGCCGTCCGATCCCAGGTAGAGCGAGGGAAGGAGGCGGGCGAGGGTCGGGG is a genomic window of Longimicrobium sp. containing:
- a CDS encoding type II toxin-antitoxin system VapC family toxin — encoded protein: MIVADSNLVAYLLIEGDQTSTAQAVLKRDPIWAAPLLWRSEFRNVLALYLRQKHLTLADALQYVQEAEALLHGNEYQVESAPVLRLAEQSECSAYDCEFVHLAQELSLPLVTSDKRVLRAFPTVAVSMQDFIA
- the argR gene encoding arginine repressor, with protein sequence MKPQRHAAILELVRDRRVSSQEVLRDFLAERGFEVAQATLSRDIRELGLVKVPDENGGSTYTLPPGVTDPTPTLARLLPSLYLGSDGVGNLLVVKTMVGGAQPIAVGIDWEEWPEVLGTVAGDDTILVILRDPAHLDTIVRRIEEIAGV
- a CDS encoding Arc family DNA-binding protein; amino-acid sequence: MPSLTIKGIPVEVLQRLRHSAEEHRRSLNSEVLYRLERSIGSEPIDPEVFIARVRRLQERTKLPPLTDEILEEAMNYGRP
- a CDS encoding ABC transporter permease, with translation MPERLSPLRELMLARIRSFLREPEALFWTFVFPILMAVGLGIAFREQPVQRAAVGVERGSAAERYLPALRRAREVEVRVLDSAQAERALRRGEVAVVLAGRDAVVFRYDPGREESRVARLLADDALQRGAGAPRPVATRDDGVRTPGGRYIDWVIPGLIGLNLMSTGMWGLGFGLVQMRQKKQLKRLVSTPMRRGDFLAAQMAARLCFLFLEVPPLVIFAWLAFGVRPQGSVLLLAALVFLGALTFAGIGLLAASRARTIEGVSGVLNVVMLPMFVLSGVFFSASRYPAALQPVIQALPLTALNDALRAVYNEGQGLAAVAPEAAILLAWTAGAFLLALKTFRWQ
- a CDS encoding ABC transporter ATP-binding protein — encoded protein: MSSATAEKTPPSDALAIRCRGLHKRFGETVAVKALDLDVRQGECLGLLGPNGAGKTTTIEILEGLQERDGGEVEILGMAWEREPQRIRERLGVQLQESEFPDRATAEEIVRLFRSFYPQGPSVDELMGFVQLEEKRATQVRHLSGGQRQRLSVACALAGDPAILFLDEPTTGLDPQSRRQLWDVCEAFKGRGGTILLTTHFMDEAEYLADRIAILDHGETIAEGTPAELIHGLGGAHVIEFATTAPPAEDALRALPGVTRLRRRGDSILLTVDEPHLSLPPLLALVAAEGGQLTALTTHRATLDDVFLSLTGRDLRED